The following proteins are co-located in the Synechococcus sp. PROS-U-1 genome:
- a CDS encoding pentapeptide repeat-containing protein: MPARVLLLTLLLASPLAARADDLILLLQQRNCPDCRLADVDLVHADLRDADLQRAQLQRANLGQARLDGADLRKSNLQFTNLRGASLRGADLRGSTLYGTDLRQADLSGARLDDGALEQAHWQGAHGINQGVRSHAALHNAGVTAAENGQWKQAETLFSAAITAEPSEPLSWVARGLCRGELGNINGASRDLAHAGELFGNQGDEEKAQQLQEASQKATATIDNPASKGGNGVGSRLLSGALSTAHALAPIALRALSPMLP, from the coding sequence ATGCCAGCCCGAGTGCTGCTACTCACACTGCTCCTCGCCTCGCCTCTGGCAGCACGGGCAGACGACTTGATCTTGTTGCTGCAGCAACGGAATTGCCCGGACTGTCGCCTTGCGGATGTGGATCTTGTCCACGCCGACCTGCGGGACGCCGATCTACAGCGAGCCCAACTGCAACGCGCCAACCTCGGACAGGCGAGGCTCGATGGCGCTGACCTGCGAAAGAGCAACCTTCAATTCACCAACCTGCGGGGGGCCTCCCTGCGCGGCGCCGATCTGCGCGGCAGCACGCTCTACGGCACCGACCTGCGCCAGGCCGATCTCAGTGGCGCACGGCTCGACGACGGAGCTCTCGAACAGGCGCACTGGCAAGGAGCCCACGGCATCAACCAAGGCGTCCGCAGCCATGCTGCACTGCACAACGCCGGAGTGACAGCAGCCGAAAACGGCCAATGGAAACAGGCTGAGACCTTGTTCAGTGCCGCCATTACGGCGGAACCAAGCGAACCGCTGAGCTGGGTGGCGCGGGGGTTATGTCGGGGTGAACTGGGGAACATCAACGGCGCCTCACGGGATCTGGCCCACGCCGGAGAACTGTTCGGCAATCAGGGCGACGAAGAGAAAGCCCAACAACTTCAGGAAGCCAGCCAAAAAGCCACAGCAACCATTGACAACCCAGCATCGAAGGGTGGAAATGGTGTCGGATCACGGCTCCTCAGCGGGGCGCTCTCTACCGCTCACGCCCTGGCACCCATCGCTCTGCGGGCTTTGTCTCCGATGCTGCCCTGA
- the pgk gene encoding phosphoglycerate kinase: MAKRSLASLQAGDLSGKRVLVRVDFNVPLNDAGAITDDTRIRAALPTINDLISKGAKVILSAHFGRPKGQVNDAMRLTPVAARLSELLSKPVTKTDSCIGPDAEAKVGAMANGDVVLLENVRFFAEEEKNEAGFAEKLASLADVYVNDAFGAAHRAHASTEGVTKFLKPSVAGFLMEKELQYLQGAVDEPKRPLAAIVGGSKVSSKIGVLEALIDKCDKVLIGGGMIFTFYKARGLAVGKSLVEEDKLELAKELEAKAKAKGVQLLLPTDVMLADNFAPDANSQIADINAIPDGWMGLDIGPDSIKVFQDALADCQTVIWNGPMGVFEFDKFAAGTNAIATTLADLSGKGCCTIIGGGDSVAAVEKAGLAEKMSHISTGGGASLELLEGKVLPGVAALDAA, translated from the coding sequence ATGGCGAAGCGTTCCCTGGCCAGCCTCCAAGCCGGCGACCTGAGCGGCAAACGCGTTCTCGTGCGGGTTGACTTCAACGTGCCCCTGAACGATGCCGGTGCGATCACCGACGACACCCGTATCCGTGCTGCCCTGCCCACGATCAACGACCTGATCAGCAAGGGCGCCAAGGTGATCCTCTCTGCTCACTTCGGCCGTCCCAAGGGCCAGGTCAACGACGCCATGCGCCTGACCCCTGTGGCTGCTCGCCTGAGCGAACTGCTGAGCAAGCCCGTGACCAAGACCGACAGCTGCATCGGTCCTGATGCCGAAGCCAAGGTGGGCGCCATGGCCAACGGTGACGTTGTGCTGCTGGAAAACGTTCGCTTCTTCGCTGAGGAAGAGAAGAACGAAGCAGGCTTCGCCGAGAAACTGGCAAGCCTGGCTGACGTGTACGTGAACGACGCCTTCGGCGCCGCCCACCGTGCCCACGCCTCCACCGAAGGCGTGACCAAGTTCCTCAAGCCCTCCGTCGCCGGCTTCCTGATGGAGAAGGAGCTTCAGTACCTGCAGGGTGCTGTGGATGAGCCCAAGCGTCCCTTGGCCGCCATCGTCGGTGGCTCCAAGGTGAGCTCCAAGATCGGCGTGCTCGAGGCCCTGATCGACAAGTGCGACAAGGTGCTGATCGGCGGCGGCATGATCTTCACCTTCTACAAGGCCCGCGGCCTCGCAGTGGGCAAGAGCCTGGTGGAAGAGGACAAGCTGGAACTGGCCAAGGAGCTGGAAGCCAAGGCCAAAGCCAAGGGCGTGCAGCTGCTGCTCCCCACCGATGTGATGCTGGCCGACAACTTCGCCCCCGACGCCAACAGTCAGATCGCTGACATCAACGCCATTCCTGATGGCTGGATGGGCCTCGACATCGGCCCCGACTCGATCAAGGTGTTCCAGGACGCCCTGGCCGACTGTCAAACCGTGATCTGGAACGGCCCCATGGGCGTGTTCGAGTTCGACAAATTCGCGGCCGGCACCAACGCCATCGCCACCACCCTGGCAGACCTGAGCGGCAAGGGCTGCTGCACGATCATCGGCGGCGGTGACTCCGTTGCAGCTGTTGAGAAGGCAGGCCTCGCCGAGAAGATGTCTCACATCTCCACCGGTGGCGGCGCCAGCCTTGAGCTGCTGGAAGGCAAGGTTCTGCCTGGTGTGGCTGCCCTGGACGCCGCCTGA
- a CDS encoding glycosyltransferase, producing MTRLLIAASGTGGHLFPALAVAEAVEDQWPVRWVGVPDRLETRLVPERFGLVCVNAGGLQGRGLTKLLQLLRLLVASVSVRRVIRRSAINIVFTTGGYIAAPAILGARWCGIPVVLHESNAIPGRVTRLLGRFCSAVAVGLPAAAARIPGSQPVLTGTPVRSSFLAEQPLPTWVPSGEGPLLVVMGGSQGAVGLNRMVRAVLPTLLGQGCRVVHLTGDNDPDIQQLQHPQLVERCFSDEIPGLLQHADLAISRAGAGSLSELAVCGTPSVLVPFPQAADRHQEANAACAASLGAAVIVHQHDPDQPMLLNTVQRLLGAKLGHTTAESDPLIQMREGMNALAERDAEGQLAALLQTLVD from the coding sequence ATGACCCGGCTTCTGATCGCTGCCAGCGGCACCGGCGGCCATCTCTTCCCAGCTCTGGCTGTTGCAGAAGCCGTAGAAGACCAATGGCCCGTGCGTTGGGTGGGAGTTCCCGATCGACTCGAAACGCGCCTGGTGCCGGAACGCTTTGGTTTGGTGTGCGTGAACGCCGGCGGACTGCAGGGACGTGGACTCACCAAGCTGCTGCAGCTGCTGCGCCTGTTGGTCGCCAGCGTCAGCGTTCGGCGGGTGATCCGCCGGAGCGCGATCAATATCGTTTTCACCACCGGCGGCTACATCGCCGCTCCCGCGATCCTTGGGGCGCGCTGGTGCGGCATTCCTGTGGTGCTGCATGAATCCAATGCCATCCCTGGTCGCGTCACCCGATTGCTGGGTCGCTTCTGCAGCGCTGTGGCCGTTGGTCTCCCGGCTGCTGCCGCACGGATCCCCGGCAGCCAGCCAGTGCTGACGGGCACGCCGGTGCGTTCGAGCTTCCTCGCGGAGCAACCCCTGCCAACTTGGGTGCCCTCCGGCGAAGGCCCGCTGCTGGTGGTGATGGGCGGCAGTCAGGGCGCCGTCGGTCTCAACCGCATGGTGCGAGCCGTTCTACCGACCCTGCTGGGACAGGGCTGCCGGGTGGTGCACCTCACCGGCGACAACGATCCCGACATCCAGCAGCTGCAGCACCCACAGCTGGTGGAACGCTGCTTCAGCGATGAAATTCCCGGGCTGTTGCAACATGCCGACCTGGCCATCAGCCGCGCAGGAGCCGGCAGCCTCAGTGAATTGGCGGTTTGCGGAACTCCCAGCGTGCTGGTGCCGTTTCCGCAGGCGGCAGACCGGCACCAGGAGGCCAATGCCGCCTGTGCCGCATCCCTCGGTGCTGCCGTAATCGTGCATCAGCACGATCCTGATCAGCCCATGTTGTTGAACACCGTTCAACGGCTCCTGGGAGCAAAGCTGGGGCACACGACTGCTGAATCCGATCCACTCATCCAGATGCGTGAGGGCATGAATGCCTTGGCGGAGCGTGATGCAGAGGGTCAACTGGCCGCGTTGCTTCAGACCTTGGTGGACTGA
- a CDS encoding NAD(P)-dependent oxidoreductase → MTRYDLNLGFVGLGALGLPMAINLHRAGFRLRVHTRSRRAETRPELRNTQRCSSPADASVGVDVLLLCISDDAAVEDVLFGPNGAASQLTADSVVLDCSTIAPATAQRCAERLARQNVHYLDAPVTGGTEGASRGSLTVLVGGAKEPLERVRPILEVIGTAIHHFGAVGRGQQVKAVNQVLVAGSYAAVAEAVALGQRLDLPMARVIDALKSGAAGSWALEHRSNAMLEGTYPLGFRLSLHRKDLGIALDAARAVQLDLPVTTLVEQLELDLINGGHGDEDVSALHRWHDPKDAT, encoded by the coding sequence ATGACCAGATATGACCTGAACCTGGGCTTTGTGGGGCTGGGGGCTCTTGGCTTGCCGATGGCGATTAATTTGCACCGTGCCGGCTTTCGGCTGCGGGTGCACACCCGCAGCCGGAGAGCCGAAACCAGGCCTGAGCTCCGAAATACACAGCGGTGTTCCAGCCCCGCCGACGCCAGCGTCGGCGTTGACGTTCTACTGCTTTGCATCAGCGACGATGCAGCCGTTGAGGACGTGCTGTTCGGACCAAACGGAGCAGCATCACAACTGACCGCCGACAGCGTGGTGCTGGATTGCTCCACCATTGCTCCCGCCACTGCCCAACGTTGTGCTGAGCGCCTGGCACGCCAGAACGTCCACTACCTGGATGCCCCGGTTACCGGCGGCACGGAAGGTGCCAGCCGCGGCAGTCTCACCGTTCTGGTTGGAGGAGCCAAAGAGCCGCTGGAGCGTGTTCGGCCGATCCTCGAGGTGATCGGAACAGCCATCCACCACTTCGGCGCCGTGGGGCGGGGACAGCAGGTCAAAGCGGTGAACCAAGTCCTCGTTGCTGGCAGCTATGCCGCCGTCGCTGAGGCGGTGGCGCTGGGCCAGCGTCTGGATCTTCCGATGGCACGCGTGATCGACGCCCTCAAAAGCGGTGCAGCCGGATCATGGGCCCTCGAACATCGCAGCAACGCCATGCTCGAAGGCACGTATCCCCTCGGGTTCCGCCTCAGCCTGCATCGGAAAGATCTAGGCATCGCCCTCGATGCGGCCCGGGCCGTTCAGCTGGATCTACCCGTCACAACCCTAGTGGAACAGCTGGAACTCGATCTAATCAACGGCGGCCATGGCGATGAAGACGTGTCTGCTCTGCATCGCTGGCACGATCCGAAGGATGCGACTTAA
- a CDS encoding aminotransferase class I/II-fold pyridoxal phosphate-dependent enzyme gives MGVDLRHGGNREAVAARLNCRPSQLLDASASLAPWSPRCSRISLSAIRDYPDRGQISLRRVMAGLHGLDPEAVLPGNGAAELFTWAARDAATAGVSGLLAPGFADYRRALACWNAPWIDVPLVLRWDHPGPLAHPPLQASVAWICNPHNPTGQLWSRASLEPLLASHDLVICDEAFLPLVSEGEQQSMIPLVEHHPNLVVIRSLTKLFGVAGLRIGYAVAHPDRLKRWSGWRDPWPVNGIAAALTEQLLVPRRRYQRWCRRVQHWTATEGAWMQRHLASVPGLCPMPSSANFLLISGVGSLVPLREALERSYRILLRDCRSFEGLGESWLRIGLQTRANNRRIVGALQRLQSTKV, from the coding sequence ATGGGCGTCGACCTGCGCCATGGCGGCAACCGCGAAGCAGTCGCGGCAAGGTTGAACTGTCGGCCATCCCAGCTGCTGGATGCCAGTGCCTCTCTGGCCCCCTGGAGTCCGCGCTGCTCCCGCATCTCCCTCTCTGCCATCCGCGACTATCCCGATCGGGGTCAGATCTCCCTGCGCCGAGTGATGGCCGGCCTGCACGGCCTCGACCCTGAAGCGGTGTTGCCTGGGAACGGGGCGGCAGAGTTGTTCACTTGGGCGGCGCGCGACGCTGCGACTGCGGGCGTCAGTGGACTGCTGGCGCCTGGGTTTGCTGACTACAGGAGGGCTCTGGCGTGCTGGAACGCCCCCTGGATCGACGTTCCTTTGGTCTTGCGTTGGGATCACCCCGGCCCTCTGGCGCATCCCCCCTTGCAGGCGTCGGTGGCCTGGATCTGCAATCCCCACAACCCCACAGGACAACTGTGGAGCCGTGCGTCGTTGGAGCCTCTGCTGGCCTCCCATGACTTGGTCATCTGCGATGAGGCCTTCCTGCCTTTGGTGTCTGAGGGGGAGCAGCAATCGATGATTCCGCTGGTTGAGCACCACCCCAACCTGGTGGTGATTCGCAGTCTTACCAAGTTGTTTGGGGTGGCGGGTTTACGCATTGGGTACGCCGTTGCGCACCCGGATCGCCTGAAGCGCTGGTCGGGGTGGCGCGACCCCTGGCCGGTGAATGGCATCGCTGCAGCGCTGACTGAGCAGCTGTTGGTGCCACGGCGGCGGTATCAGCGTTGGTGCCGCCGGGTGCAGCATTGGACGGCGACCGAAGGGGCCTGGATGCAACGCCACCTGGCCAGCGTCCCCGGCCTGTGCCCCATGCCCTCCAGCGCCAATTTCCTGCTGATCTCCGGTGTGGGTTCGCTGGTTCCGCTGCGGGAAGCCCTGGAAAGGAGCTATCGCATCCTGCTGCGCGACTGCCGCAGCTTTGAGGGGCTGGGTGAGTCCTGGTTGCGAATCGGTCTGCAGACCCGCGCCAACAACCGTCGGATCGTTGGAGCTCTGCAGCGGCTTCAGTCCACCAAGGTCTGA
- a CDS encoding type II secretion system protein GspD — MRARAAAPPLGDIAVGSMLLNNRSYVQATGPSVSLTLNNAPAKDALMSLARLGGYGFVYVGDPESDPTKTTPVGVTMAFRNERFDRALNSVLLASGLQAKLDGRTLMVGTAISSKTFGPQMSKVFRLNQVKVDKAANYLASLGASMNVINTITTTTGEASSAGTNQLSNQTSQTTQKSTQVETYGASVGPLLGLTGTTDTRLGTVTLVGDPQLISSAESYLKQLDLRRRQVAVKVQILNVNLANDRFVDASFSARMGDTFIVSESGKGHLNFGQYKPGGPSGSGIYGQGVSGVPGTYSSYGQVPQQRVVQPMVASQSVVNPVVQEQAVFPPQEPGGDPIFVPKLDSMGRPIYVPSSDPAASQTLKPVYDSNGQPIYVPDANPAAEQTLKPVYDNKGRVKYVPSSEQYRQPGNSFYAYIEAQIIARNAKTLAQPTLLVQEGEKATVETGTDVVVNVERDENGDTGTTTYTYEKETAGLTLEVDVDKIDDNGFITMNVNPSVSVPVPAQQAPGTETGGAQIFNLNKRDLQSGSIRLRDGQTLILTGVVSEQQIEEVKKWPILGDLPLIGSMFRSSESTRSKDELVILVTPRVLDDDQGGVFGYGYRPSTQQATQLMQNGF; from the coding sequence ATGCGAGCCCGCGCCGCTGCACCGCCGCTGGGGGATATCGCTGTCGGCTCCATGCTGCTCAACAACCGCAGCTATGTGCAGGCCACAGGACCGTCGGTCTCCCTGACCTTGAACAATGCTCCAGCCAAGGACGCCCTGATGTCTTTGGCTCGATTGGGTGGGTATGGCTTCGTTTATGTCGGCGATCCTGAGTCGGACCCGACCAAGACGACTCCCGTCGGGGTGACGATGGCGTTTCGAAATGAGCGTTTTGATCGGGCTCTAAACAGTGTGCTTTTGGCGTCGGGTCTGCAAGCCAAATTGGATGGCCGCACGCTGATGGTAGGTACAGCGATTTCATCGAAGACATTTGGGCCGCAGATGTCGAAGGTGTTTCGTTTGAATCAGGTCAAAGTTGATAAGGCTGCTAACTATTTGGCCAGCCTCGGGGCATCAATGAATGTCATCAATACGATCACGACGACGACGGGCGAGGCTTCATCTGCAGGTACCAATCAGCTCAGCAATCAGACCAGTCAGACCACTCAGAAATCAACGCAGGTCGAAACCTATGGCGCATCTGTTGGCCCATTGCTTGGTTTAACGGGAACAACCGATACGCGACTTGGCACCGTCACCCTGGTTGGTGATCCACAATTGATTTCCTCTGCGGAAAGTTATCTCAAGCAGCTCGATCTGCGTCGACGTCAGGTGGCAGTGAAGGTGCAGATTCTGAATGTGAATCTCGCGAATGACCGTTTCGTGGATGCAAGCTTTTCGGCGCGGATGGGCGATACTTTTATTGTTAGTGAAAGCGGCAAGGGTCATCTCAACTTCGGTCAGTACAAGCCGGGAGGGCCTTCTGGCTCAGGAATCTATGGTCAGGGTGTCTCCGGTGTTCCTGGAACCTACTCAAGCTACGGGCAGGTTCCGCAACAGCGTGTCGTTCAACCCATGGTTGCGTCTCAGTCGGTCGTGAATCCCGTGGTTCAGGAACAAGCCGTGTTTCCACCGCAAGAGCCCGGCGGGGATCCGATTTTTGTGCCGAAGCTGGATTCGATGGGTCGTCCGATTTATGTGCCCAGCTCCGATCCCGCCGCATCCCAAACGCTTAAGCCCGTCTACGACAGCAATGGTCAGCCGATTTATGTGCCTGATGCCAATCCGGCTGCGGAGCAAACATTGAAGCCTGTGTATGACAACAAAGGGCGCGTTAAGTATGTCCCCAGTTCAGAGCAGTACCGTCAACCCGGCAATTCGTTCTATGCCTACATTGAGGCACAAATAATTGCAAGAAATGCAAAAACATTGGCTCAGCCAACGTTGCTGGTTCAAGAGGGTGAGAAGGCCACTGTAGAGACGGGCACAGATGTGGTGGTGAATGTTGAGAGGGATGAAAATGGTGATACCGGTACGACGACGTATACCTACGAAAAGGAAACGGCTGGGCTTACGCTTGAGGTGGATGTCGATAAAATTGACGACAACGGATTCATCACTATGAATGTGAATCCTTCTGTCTCAGTTCCTGTGCCAGCCCAGCAGGCCCCTGGCACCGAAACTGGTGGTGCGCAGATCTTCAATCTCAATAAGCGTGATCTGCAATCTGGATCTATCCGCCTAAGAGATGGTCAGACATTGATCCTCACAGGTGTGGTCTCTGAGCAGCAGATTGAGGAGGTGAAGAAGTGGCCGATCCTGGGCGATCTGCCTCTGATTGGCAGCATGTTCCGCAGCAGTGAATCGACGCGATCCAAGGATGAGCTGGTGATTCTGGTCACCCCTCGGGTTCTCGACGACGACCAGGGGGGTGTCTTTGGCTATGGCTATCGCCCCTCAACCCAGCAAGCGACCCAGCTGATGCAGAACGGGTTTTAG
- the ylqF gene encoding ribosome biogenesis GTPase YlqF encodes MSTPTIQWYPGHIAKAEQQLKRHLDKVDLVIEVRDARIPLATGHPHLNRWLKGKQHLLVINRRDMVTAAAKEAWEAWFKAQGQRTVWCDAKAGTGVKQVQQAAIRAGDQLNERRRNRGMRPRPVRALTLGFPNVGKSALINRLVRQKVVASARRAGVTRTLRWVRLGQDLDLLDAPGVLPPRLDDQQAALRLALCDDIGQAAYDGELVAQAFLQLLIDAESQAAAGVTIPLLQERYGIPLSGETADPALWLEAAASRHTSGETGRMAQRLLDDFRKSALGSIALELPA; translated from the coding sequence GTGAGCACCCCAACGATTCAGTGGTATCCCGGCCACATCGCGAAGGCGGAGCAACAGCTCAAACGCCATCTCGACAAGGTGGATCTGGTGATCGAGGTCCGCGATGCCCGCATTCCCCTCGCCACAGGTCATCCCCATCTCAACCGCTGGCTGAAGGGCAAGCAGCACCTTTTGGTGATCAATCGGCGTGACATGGTCACAGCGGCCGCCAAGGAGGCCTGGGAGGCCTGGTTCAAGGCCCAGGGTCAGCGCACTGTTTGGTGTGATGCCAAGGCCGGTACCGGGGTGAAGCAGGTGCAGCAGGCAGCGATCCGTGCCGGCGATCAGCTCAACGAACGACGGCGTAACCGGGGGATGCGGCCCCGGCCGGTGCGGGCTCTCACGCTGGGATTTCCCAACGTGGGCAAGTCCGCATTGATCAATCGTTTGGTCAGGCAGAAGGTGGTGGCCAGTGCCCGGCGGGCCGGGGTGACGCGAACCTTGCGCTGGGTGCGGCTGGGGCAAGACCTGGATCTCCTCGATGCACCTGGAGTCCTGCCCCCTCGACTCGATGACCAGCAGGCGGCCTTACGGCTCGCCTTGTGTGACGACATCGGCCAGGCTGCCTACGACGGCGAATTGGTGGCTCAGGCGTTTTTGCAGTTGTTGATTGATGCCGAATCGCAGGCCGCGGCTGGTGTGACGATCCCGCTCCTGCAGGAGCGGTATGGCATTCCCCTGAGCGGTGAAACGGCGGACCCCGCCCTTTGGCTGGAGGCTGCAGCCTCCCGCCACACATCCGGTGAGACAGGGCGCATGGCCCAGCGTCTGCTGGACGATTTCCGTAAATCGGCCCTCGGCAGCATCGCCCTGGAGCTGCCGGCATGA